The following are from one region of the Pelodiscus sinensis isolate JC-2024 unplaced genomic scaffold, ASM4963464v1 ctg241, whole genome shotgun sequence genome:
- the LOC142824834 gene encoding cyclic nucleotide-gated channel alpha-4-like isoform X4 gives MVLPIMYNWILLICRSCFPDVQQQHLGVWLSLDYLSDLLYLLDIGVRLHTVSPQLHPLPWAPLPAGFLEQGILVQDRARIWRHYLRSAPLLWDVASVLPTDLLYLRLGLGVPAVRANRLLRTPRLFEAFDRQETRTAHPYAFRIAKLMLYVFVAIHWNACAYFALSGALGYGSDTWVYPNHSEPGFGHPLRQYLYSFYFSTLILTTVGNTPDPQRQEEFLFMVADFLMAVMGFASIMGSMSSVISTMSAAEAAFYPDGDRVKGYLRLHRVAGRLERRVLRWHQHLHLNKKVTDELRVLQHLPERLRAEVAVSVHLATLRKVQLFQTCEQSLLEELVLKLRPQVYSPDEYVCRKGDIGREMYFIREGRLAVVGDDGRTQYAVLGEGLYFGEISIINIKGNKSGNRRTANIKSIGYSDLFCLSKEDLREVLAEFPAAQAVLEAKGREILQRMDKLDLHAEEAELEREAAARRRTAALEQALDALQTKFARLLAELESSALRLALRIERLEWQRGWAGGEGAGPRQ, from the exons tctctccccagctccacccGCTGCCTTGGGCCCCTCTGCCCGCAGGCTTCCTGGAGCAGGGGATCCTGGTGCAGGACCGGGCCCGGATCTGGCGGCACTACCTGCGCTCCGCGCCCCTGCTGTGGGACGTGGCCTCCGTGCTGCCCACCGACCTGCTGTACCTGCGGCTGGGGCTGGGCGTGCCGGCCGTGCGGGCCAACCGGCTGCTGCGCACCCCGCGCCTCTTCGAGGCCTTCGACCGGCAGGAGACGCGCACGGCCCACCCCTACGCCTTCCGCATCGCCAAGCTCATGCTCTACGTCTTCGTGGCCATCCACTGGAACGCCTGCGCCTACTTCGCGCTCTCGGGCGCCCTGGGCTACGGCTCCGACACCTGGGTCTACCCCAACCACAGCGAGCCCGGCTTCGGGCACCCGCTGCGCCAGTACCTCTACAGCTTCTACTTCTCCACCCTCATCCTCACCACCGTGGGCAACACGCCCGACCCCCAGCGCCAGGAGGAGTTCCTCTTCATGGTGGCCGACTTCCTCATGGCCGTCATGGGCTTCGCCTCCATCATGGGCAGCATGAGCTCCGTCATCTCCACCATGAGCGCGGCCGAGGCCGCCTTCTACCCCGACGGCGACCGGGTGAAGGGCTACCTGCGGCTGCACCGCGTGGCCGGGCGCCTGGAGCGCCGCGTCCTGCGCTGGCACCAGCACCTGCACCTCAACAAGAAGGTGACGGACGAGCtgcgggtgctgcagcacctgcccGAGCGCCTGCGGGCCGAGGTGGCCGTGAGCGTGCACCTGGCCACCCTGCGCAAGGTGCAGCTCTTCCAGACCTGCGAGCAGAGCCTGCTGGAGGAGCTGGTGCTCAAGCTGCGGCCCCAGGTCTACAGCCCGGACGAGTACGTGTGCCGCAAGGGCGACATCGGGCGCGAGATGTACTTCATCCGCGAGGGGCGGCTGGCCGTGGTGGGCGACGACGGGCGTACGCAGTACGCCGTGCTGGGCGAGGGCCTCTACTTCGGTGAGATCAGCATCATCAACATCAAAG GGAACAAGTCCGGGAACCGGCGCACGGCCAACATCAAGAGCATCGGCTACTCGGACCTGTTCTGCCTGTCCAAGGAGGACCTGCGGGAAGTGCTGGCCGAGTTCCCGGCCGCCCAGGCCGTGCTGGAGGCCAAGGGCCGGGAGATCCTGCAGCGCATGGACAAGCTGGACCTGCACGCCGAGGAGGCGGAGCTGGAGCGCGAGGCGGCGGCGCGGCGGCGGACGGCGGCGCTGGAGCAGGCCCTGGACGCCCTGCAGACCAAGTTCGCCCGCCTGCTGGCCGAGCTGGAGTCCAGCGCCCTCCGGCTGGCGCTGCGCATCGAGcgcctggagtggcagcggggctgggccggcggggagggggcggggcccaggcagtga